In the genome of Mucilaginibacter defluvii, one region contains:
- a CDS encoding ROK family transcriptional regulator, with protein MFNANKKTAKLYAEIIQHLYYGEQLSSAELSARIDKSIPLVTKAVNHLIEAGFVIEQGYAPSSGGRRPLMYSVRHDRLHIVTVAMDQLSTRIGIVDLLNNFVSPVEIISLNLQDNPQALNSLVSIINTHIEQSKVDKEKIIGVGIGMPGFVNVNEGINYTYLDAGNKSLTQYLADAVELPVYIDNDSSLIALSELKFGIAKSIKDVMVINIGWGIGLGMIINGQIFRGENGFAGEFSHIPIAEEGALCACGKQGCLEAEASLMAVAQKAIEGVESGQKSSLQHYITDDHSNLAVGNVLMDAANKGDQYAIELLSDAAYKIGRALSILIHILNPKAIVLSGRGVKVGKLLLAPIQQALNKYCIPRLAQGTELFISEIGFDAELIGAAILVMESFNKMHGGLQKK; from the coding sequence ATGTTTAACGCCAACAAAAAAACAGCTAAGCTTTATGCGGAAATAATACAACATTTGTATTATGGCGAACAACTATCGAGCGCGGAGCTCAGCGCACGCATTGATAAAAGCATACCGCTGGTTACGAAGGCGGTGAACCATCTGATTGAGGCGGGTTTTGTTATTGAGCAAGGTTATGCCCCTTCAAGCGGCGGCCGCAGGCCGTTGATGTATTCCGTTCGGCACGATAGGTTACATATTGTTACCGTAGCGATGGATCAGCTTTCAACACGTATCGGTATTGTTGACCTTCTGAATAATTTTGTTTCACCGGTAGAAATCATCAGCTTAAACTTACAGGACAATCCGCAAGCGCTCAATTCACTGGTATCAATAATCAACACGCACATTGAGCAATCAAAAGTTGATAAGGAAAAGATAATAGGGGTGGGCATTGGCATGCCCGGCTTTGTTAACGTAAACGAAGGTATTAACTATACTTACCTTGACGCAGGCAACAAAAGCCTTACGCAGTATTTGGCCGACGCGGTAGAGCTGCCGGTTTACATTGATAATGATTCGAGTTTGATCGCTTTATCTGAATTAAAGTTCGGCATCGCTAAATCAATAAAGGATGTAATGGTGATCAACATCGGCTGGGGTATAGGTTTGGGTATGATCATCAACGGGCAGATTTTTCGCGGTGAGAATGGCTTTGCGGGAGAGTTTAGCCACATACCTATTGCAGAGGAAGGTGCGCTTTGTGCCTGCGGTAAGCAGGGATGCCTGGAAGCCGAAGCCTCATTAATGGCCGTAGCCCAAAAAGCTATTGAGGGGGTTGAAAGTGGCCAAAAATCGAGCCTGCAGCATTATATTACAGATGATCATTCAAACCTTGCAGTCGGTAATGTGCTGATGGACGCTGCCAATAAGGGCGATCAGTATGCTATCGAACTGCTTTCAGACGCGGCTTACAAAATCGGCCGCGCGCTATCTATTCTGATACACATCCTGAACCCTAAGGCAATCGTACTCAGCGGCAGGGGAGTTAAAGTAGGAAAACTTCTGTTAGCGCCAATACAACAGGCGCTTAATAAGTATTGTATACCACGCCTGGCACAAGGCACCGAGCTTTTTATATCTGAAATAGGCTTTGATGCTGAACTGATCGGCGCGGCCATCCTGGTTATGGAAAGCTTTAACAAGATGCACGGCGGATTGCAAAAAAAATAA
- the nagB gene encoding glucosamine-6-phosphate deaminase translates to MSRLNLLEETRYEKLPVTVFPDSIAASNSVAARIAALIRDKQSRGETTVLGLATGATPVKVYKELIRLHKEEGLSFKNVVTFNLDEYFPMQPNAEQSYVTFMKQQLFDHIDIDPANIHIPDGTLAEADVAQFCINYEQKINSYGGLDLQILGIGRTGHIGFNEPGSAPNSGTRLVTLDDLTRRDASRDFGGKENVPTKAITMGVGTIFKAREIILMAWNLKKASIIKKAVEGSVSSEVPATYLQLSDKVEFILDQDAAAELTRFDTPWLVRDCVWDIQLIKKAVVWLSKTTGKPILKLTEEDYNNNGMAQLATEKGPVYNINIDIFNKLQHTITGWPGGKPNADDSQRPERKDPAKKRSIIFSPHPDDDVISMGGTFIRLADQGHEVHVAYQTSGNTAVWDDDVLRFMEFAIDFNKAQGIDTTTLENTYRESREFIGKKLPNQPDQIAIRDVKGLIRKGEAIAGARFAGLPDENIHFQNLPFYDRQKTNSNVSFEDDIQQTIELLRKVKPHQVFAAGDFADPHGTHKVCFDVILAALQRLKGTEEWVDDCWLWLYRGAWHEFEIHEIQMAVPLSPQEVMRKRLAIYKHQSQKDLPVFPGDDAREFWVRAEQRTAETARSYDELGLAEYEAIEAFVRWEF, encoded by the coding sequence ATGTCACGACTCAACCTGCTTGAAGAAACCCGATACGAAAAATTACCGGTTACGGTATTTCCTGATTCGATAGCTGCCTCAAACAGTGTAGCTGCACGCATAGCCGCACTTATACGCGACAAACAAAGCCGCGGAGAAACTACCGTTTTAGGTTTGGCTACAGGCGCAACCCCGGTTAAGGTTTATAAAGAGCTGATTCGTTTACATAAGGAGGAAGGCTTAAGCTTTAAGAACGTCGTTACTTTTAATCTCGACGAGTACTTTCCGATGCAGCCTAATGCCGAGCAGAGCTATGTTACTTTTATGAAGCAACAACTGTTCGATCATATCGACATCGATCCTGCGAATATTCATATTCCTGATGGTACGCTGGCAGAAGCCGATGTAGCGCAGTTCTGTATCAATTACGAGCAAAAAATAAATTCATACGGCGGGCTCGACCTGCAGATATTGGGTATAGGCCGTACCGGTCACATTGGTTTTAACGAGCCGGGCTCGGCGCCAAATTCCGGTACACGCCTGGTAACGCTGGATGACCTGACCCGCCGCGATGCTTCGCGCGATTTTGGCGGTAAGGAGAATGTACCTACCAAAGCCATTACCATGGGGGTAGGTACCATATTCAAGGCCCGCGAGATTATTTTAATGGCCTGGAACCTTAAAAAAGCCAGTATCATTAAAAAAGCGGTTGAAGGTTCGGTGTCATCTGAAGTACCGGCTACTTACCTGCAACTGTCTGATAAGGTGGAGTTCATCCTTGACCAGGATGCTGCTGCCGAGCTTACCCGTTTTGATACACCTTGGCTGGTTCGTGATTGTGTTTGGGATATTCAACTGATAAAAAAAGCGGTGGTTTGGCTTTCAAAAACCACCGGTAAGCCCATCCTTAAACTTACCGAGGAAGATTATAACAACAATGGCATGGCGCAACTGGCAACTGAAAAAGGGCCGGTGTACAATATCAACATTGATATATTTAACAAGTTACAGCATACCATTACCGGCTGGCCGGGTGGTAAGCCTAATGCTGACGACAGCCAGCGCCCTGAACGTAAGGATCCGGCTAAAAAACGCTCCATCATTTTTTCTCCGCATCCTGATGATGATGTGATCTCGATGGGTGGCACATTCATTCGACTGGCCGACCAAGGGCATGAGGTACACGTAGCCTACCAAACATCAGGCAATACAGCCGTTTGGGATGATGACGTGCTGCGCTTTATGGAATTTGCCATCGATTTCAACAAGGCTCAAGGTATTGATACCACAACGCTTGAAAATACTTACCGCGAGAGCCGTGAGTTTATAGGCAAAAAGCTCCCAAATCAGCCCGACCAGATTGCTATACGTGATGTTAAGGGATTGATACGTAAGGGAGAAGCCATAGCCGGAGCAAGGTTTGCCGGTTTACCCGATGAGAACATCCACTTCCAGAACCTGCCATTTTATGACAGGCAAAAAACTAACAGCAATGTAAGTTTTGAAGATGACATACAACAAACCATTGAGCTTTTACGTAAAGTAAAACCGCACCAGGTATTCGCCGCCGGTGATTTTGCCGATCCGCATGGTACACACAAAGTTTGCTTTGATGTGATTTTGGCCGCATTGCAGCGCCTTAAAGGTACCGAGGAATGGGTTGACGATTGCTGGCTATGGCTGTACCGTGGCGCATGGCACGAGTTTGAGATACACGAAATACAAATGGCCGTTCCACTTTCACCGCAGGAGGTGATGCGTAAGCGTTTGGCCATATACAAACACCAGTCGCAAAAGGATTTGCCGGTATTCCCGGGGGATGACGCACGCGAGTTTTGGGTACGTGCCGAGCAGCGCACTGCCGAAACTGCCCGTTCGTATGATGAGCTTGGCCTCGCCGAGTACGAAGCCATTGAGGCCTTTGTGCGCTGGGAGTTTTAA